TGCATTCATCTTCATCAAAAGAGATGAATTCATGAAAGGGAAGCCTGATCAAACGGCATCATTCAGAAAAGATTCTTTCAGTAATAACTGAAACTTTGAAGACTTGATTCTATTTCATTGTGGGGTTTTCGGTTCCCCCTGAATATGATTGCTTTTAAGAATTATCCTTTCGGGGATTAATTGAATTTTTTGTAAGGCACTTCGTCAGACCTTCTAAATAGCTAGAGTTAGCTGACACTCATGGAAGCTCCGAATCCTATTAAGTATCTCTGGAGGGACGCTCATTAGAAAGTGGGTTCATTTCCTCAGCCTTTAAAGTACTTAACTGCCTGGAAAGTTAAAGTTGACATATTGAATGTACCAAATGATTTCACCAAACTAGGACCTTTGTGTTCTCAAGTACCACTTGACATGCACCTACTTCTTTCCCTTTGAAACTACCTGGGCTTTCCATTTTTATGCCTTAGACCTTCTACCCAATGTCTGTGACAGATGCTTATTGGCAGTATACAGAGTTCATAGACTGGATGAAACGATTTCTAGGAGTGTATGAATTCTAAACCCTGATCGCCCTACTTTCTACACTTACCCTATAGCACAGAAAACTGGTTTTAAAAGTGTTGTTCCTCTTTAGGTGACCCATAAAACTTCATCAGCTAAGTGCTAGAGAAAAAGCTTTGTATTTGTTCACAGTTTGTGCCAATTTGAAGTTTTAAATGAAAAGGCTGGTGCTGCTAATTGTTATTCCTCCTAATGACTTAATGGAATTAATTACTAAATCCTAAGGTACCAATGGAAAATAGGAGGGTTAGAGAGAGATCACAtgccataaaaaagaaaaacaatgtaaaaaacgAAAACGTAAAGCAAAAAACAAGAAGTTTGGAGAATATATGTTTACTTTGCAGTTGAATGACATGAGCTCCAGGTATATGAGCATCTGCATGCACTAACATGGGCACTGCCTGGTCTTTTCTTCCTTATACTGATAGACCTTTCACAGTCATAGTGCAGATGTGCACACAGGCCCGGACATTTGGCACAGTAGGAAATTGCTGGTGGGTCGAAAGATTGATATGACCCTATCTTTACTCCAGTGGCAGATCGTAGTGTGCTTCTGCCAGCTGGATATGAGCGGCTGCACTCTGTGagaatataaacatttaatgagGTGCATGCGCATCCGGTTGGTGGCCACATCATTttgtggccactggccttaagtTGCCCAGGAACTGGAATTGGCACCTGGAactaagattattattatttattgcgtTATATTAagttatgtattgtattgtgtgCAAAGGGTAAATAGGACATAACACGTAGCGCATCACAATGAATTCGGACTTAGAGAAGAAAAATAAGGACAGCCCTCGTCAAATAGGACTCCAATGTAGATGTTACATCATCAGATGGGAATCTGTTTGAATCTAGTAAAATGTGGTCTAGTAAAATGTATCATGAGCTTCTTAAGATAGCAATCAATATCCGCTTCTATGTCACAATGACAACAACACTTTACACCCTGGTTCTTGGAAAATTACCCCTTCATATATCAACCTTATAAGTTCATCTTAACAGCAGTATACAAGGAGAAATGATGCATTTTCTTAGCTGTGATGAGGGtcaaaaatactataaaaatactATAGCCAAAATGGCTTTAAATTATCCCGTCAAATGAGACGCTGACAAGAGTTGGAAAGGTCCAGGACCCATTTAGCTTTTGCTTGACCGGCTGAAGTCAATTATACGTTAGAAATTGCTAAGTATTTCATCCATCTCGCCTACACTATTAGTGGCAAATAATTGGTGATGAAATTTACCTTTGCAATTTAGAGCTCCCTGTTTGTGAAGTAGCCAGGAGGAGAttcagaggaaagaaaatgttatttgctGCAGGAAAATGAAGTCTTCACATTTGATAAACCTGTCCATTCCCTGCAGAGGAATCCTCTGGCATTTGACTGTCTGTACAGCCTGTACCACTTAATCAAGAAAATGATATGatgtgtgacaaaccctgtagcatgagggccacgCATGTCAcgttttaggggtcctaagcacagtcctctagggcaatcagagtcaggaacagcagcttttaacaaaatagcgctttatttttaatcactcaaaccccaaaaccaaatcataaaacaaaaacctagctcccaattggagccctctctaactaaactacgctggtgcagactgaccagcctaatcacccactatctcaacctcccagccagacccagctacgccaggctctggaaaacctccccagacagcacacacaatgtccaggcaggtattgcctcacttggctcagggatgatcttgttcagggcctctccttgccctgggagcgcagggagcttcctcttcccccaacagtctccctgagtatcaggctccaggggtttttaatgtccagcacctgtgcctgatgtcagcctcatagaaatcccggaccggatcctgtggacttcttgcctcgtGGAAAACctggcatggagtttccacaaaatggggaaatggagcattggcccaccctgctctccaattgctccaccccagggacccatatgtataatctgcatagcagctgtactcagatgccatgctaatcatctccctggggttcacactctCACAGATGTTTACTAAGAacagtataaatataattgtataaagtataactagATATTTTCAACTCCATAAACTCAAAATAGCTAAAATTAACTGAAGAAATTGCTTCCTAGAGGCCAAGACTGATCATCTGacaaactgggcaaatgcctggtggaccAGTAACCCATGATGCTCCACAACCTTATTTTACTATGTGTATCGTACTCACTGTATTTACAAAACAGTATTACAGCTCACTGTTGTGTTCATGGTCCCGGTGGTGTAGACCAATTACCTAATTCATGGAGGATTGTTCTAGCCTGTAGGATTTGGTTGTGATGTAGTTTACAACATGGGGAGGCATCTCCGGCCTTAGCCCCTGATGTCACATGTAGCTGGCAGGACTTGAAATGCAAACTATGCATGCTGAACACAGTAGAATTCTAAAGACTCCCTACCAGGGCCGCCATCAGGGGGTACAACAGGTACAAGTGTACCAGGCCTGCGGGTAGAGGGGCCTGACAACCCTACCCTCTTACCTGAGAGAGCAGGGAGGGCGGGGGCCTTCTTGGCCACACTGTCTCCACTACTGCGAGGTCATGTAGGCCCCTAGCACCAGCTCCACCAACCCCTCCCTTGGACATATGTCACTTCATAAGAGGCTACAATGTTTAAGTGGGATATTGATGGATTATTATTGTTGTGATGATTGGATATACTTGGTTTCAcgttatttatattgttacacATAGATATAAGTGAAAGGAACATAAAGAGGGGAAAGGGACATAAAGAGTGGAAAAGAAACAAAGGGACAAGAAGGGCTCCTTGCAATGGTGTCCTGGAGGCTCTCAGAAGGTTATATCCCAGCTAAGGTTTTCTCATTATCAAAATACATGTAGGCTGTTGGAACACCGGCAGAGATTAGTATTCTTATAGCAAAATATAGCCTTAGAACATCACCATGTTGTATTTGAATCCTCTGGGACCAGCACAGTTCTAGTTTATAGGCAATAGGCATCACTACAAATTTGAAAGGCCTTTTTTAACTCCACAGTAAGCACTATACtgttctatacattttttatgtattgtaaaaTCTAAAgggaaacttatttttttactcaCTTTAATATAGCTccttgcagggccggccctataatggggcagactggggcaattgccccaggcggcactttagaaggggcggcactttgccgccccaagcgcttttttttgggttttttttgaagcggaggagagagagaggggcaccgagtagttttcgcttacccgctcggcgcctctctctctctcctctgcggcgagtctccctgttcggtcccggtgccggcttgtaatgcagagcgccggaagtgactcGCCGcagtttaaaggtaagtaccggggggggatcgtagattatggcgtcggccaagtttaaaatgccccccccccgacgtcggcggggggagggggcatcgttttaaacttcgccccaggcggctttaagtcttcggccggccctggctccTTGGCACGTGCACTGCCAGCTTCAGTGCAAGATGGGCTCCAACTGATTTCAGTGGTAGCCACTCCAGGCCCAGACtcaccatctggcacaccaggcaaatgccagCATCACAGACTCCAGGTGGGGTGCTGCAGCCTGCGGCTGGGTATGGCAGGCTGCACAGAATAAAAACATGGTGTGCGGCTCGCTTATATGTCATCAGGGGgccgttggccttaaagtggaaGGGGCGCCCCATGATCGCCAGTCTGAAGCTGATGGGAGTTCTTTTTTTAGGAAGGTTATCATCTTCATTTATCTTGGAAAGTATAGCACAGATATTAAATTGCTTATTAaggtaaaaatgacattttttttttttgtttaacacagAGGAGCATGCTTTGTCTAGAGGCACAACACATATTTCCACATAATGTAGAGGTCAGAGCTGtgatcaataaaaaatacagcatttttttctgataccATGAATATTGTAATAATggcattttgcatttttaggTTACTATAGGAGCCTAAGGGTGGATAATTGTGAGACTGTATTGCCATCTGGTGTTTGAAAGAGATAGTTGCAGGTGTGAGCATGGGtcacataaaatacaattcCCTAAACCCACAAATTGCCAGTAAGGACCTTtttaaaacctaaaaaatgttttgcaatttTGCTAAGAATTTATTCTACGCAGTACGTGCCACTGATGAACAATGTCCAAATTTATATTGtttagggtagtatttttaatacttctaGCTTAAGGCGTTTGAGAGAAGTGAATGgcggggttaaaatatttacatgtagtgctagggcaatgggatataagggcttttattatattatattaatatatacaatattatatatttttgaatttttaaaatttattttatttactatattaCTTTAGGGATTTCGTACATTTTATGTATACCAGTGATGTCGCAATGACATCACTGAGATCAATATTtcgtttatttttcatttttattttgtatttcattaaaaaaaaaaaccactttattctttcctttcttACATGGCCCATAAGGGAGCATCGAAAAACTTGAGACAGGAGACAAttgaaagacaaaacaaaatcagTCACATTTCATATTTATCATATGTTTTGCTTAGAGCATCACAGTAAGATGTCAGGGCTTTCCAAAAGATGgtcctttttaaataaaaatatgtgccTACCATTATGCAGGCTTTAAAAGATTGTGATCTTCTATCTAGCTTTAGAATTAATGAAAGGATCAGCGATAGTAAACATAAATGTAACAGGTCAGGAAGCATGGTCCGTTACGAATGAGTTCCCCTTTTCCTGGTGTCACTACAAGTTACAACATCTGTGAATTTATTTGTCAGGAAACCTTGATGATTGCTACAATCTTAACCACAGCTCAAGGAAATGATTTCTGATCTTAAGTCATAGACTCACCCACGCTTCAACTGGTCAGGCAGGGTAAACATAATTAGAATGAGTATTCCAAATTTCTTGGGTTCACACAATTTTTAAACACCTTAAGATAGCTATAACTCCATTTATATGGTTATCTAGACACCCTTGTTTGAATTCAAACCATCATCTGATGAGACaaaagaagaagggaaggcttaGAACTCCTTGATAAAGAGATATTTACTATGCATCACTTATGATGAGGTTAGTGGAATAGGCAGCTGGAGCCCCCAAGCTCGAGGTACCATTGTAACAATTATTTTTGATTATTGTCCTTCCCTACTCTTTATTGGGACAAACCCAAACTTTGGCCTAAAAAAGTAATGCAACATTCTACTATTCCTGCCCCTATGGGATGTACAGATATTTATGTACATTAATGCAACTAGTGGGCCCTTTATTTATTCCCTGCTTTAGATTAATAACTGATtaaatacataatgtatggaataataaacaatataaaaatatataaaggaacCCTGTGAAATCATGCTGTTTCAATCAGATGAAGAGTGGTTTTAATTTAGTAGAAAGTCAAATGTGTAAATTTTGTAATTGTAGAAAGTCGTTTTAATACCAAGAAAATGGATGTGTATCATAAGATGTTACGGGCATAATCGAAACGCCATTATAAGATGTGCTAGTGATTCTTATTATATTATCTCatttttctgggtttttattaTCATCAAATTGCTTTTAGttctaataaaaaatgcaatgtagaattttttttacatgcaaatgcacatatacatatacactgcccttacacactgcctttacacatacctgtccattaacacacatatacacatacactgtccttatacaaccctgcctttacacacaccagtttacaaacatacaaatacctacactgctcttatacacacactgctcatacacatacactgcccatacacacaccagcctacaaacacactgcctttacacacacctgcccattagcacacatatacacatatactgcccttacacacacacacctccccATACACACTGCCGTTACACACATGCCCATAAAATTATTTCGGGGTTTACTTTGATTGTTAGACCTTCTACTTGTGGTGACATACTTATTTTAGAATGGCGATCTAGAACTATTGTTACAATTGTTGTtgattaaacattatttataaaaccCTATATCTTTATTTTCAAAACATGCTTACCATGGGCCTCAAGTGCCAGATCACCAGCACAGACTCTATGGTATGGTCTTCCCAGGTGCAATACACCATTAAAATACGTAACACAAGGGCAGGTGCAGGAGGTGGTGCCTTGGGCCAAGCATAAGGCAGCAGTAAAGATAAATACATTGCAGACCCGTGAAAAACTCTCTTTATAAAGTTTCACAAACACGTTGTGATATAATGagggaaaagaacaaaaaaagttgaacTTTCTAGGTGTATTGTAGAATATTGGCAGAGCTGAAGAGTGTAGGAATTGCAGAGCattaaatgtattcatatactatatatatatatatatatataaaatattagaaacagTGAGAAACATGTCATGTTTGTCTAATTTATtaagtataaaacaaaaaaagtaattcatctgtataacagaaacatttttaaagagtCTGGAAGTGGAAGCTCAGATACTCTATGCTGCTGTTTTTGTCCAAAGCACTTCCTTATACAGAGACGACATATCTGCTTCAAACTCAGAGGCCCTGGGAAAAGAATtccataaataatatgtttttaattacaGTGAGAACAGAGCTTTTGCAGCTGGAAAACAAGACTACAAAGGATTAACACAGATTTATTAAGTATTTATCGATAGATCAATGACAGAGATATACTAGGCCAGTTTCCATCTTAATTATTATGTTGAggttttattttcacaaataatatttttcataatcAGGCCAAAGATTTTTTCTGACTTCTGACTTTGCTAAGTAGAAAATGAAGACGTTCTGTTGTGCGGCTAAATATTGTTTCTCCAAATGATAGTTACCCCtacaaaaattaattatgtttGTGAGCTTtagaaattaataatttatcctgccactattgttttttttaagtttttaaagctACATGTTGATGCACTTTGGAAAATTCCCAAAACAATCTTGCATCCTAAATGTAGAATTgagataaataatttttttattaatatttaatatttaaataaatattgaaataatgtgAGTTTGTTAAATATAAGTGTTGCATTAAAGGTATGGAACATAAAAAGGGGGATATTGCATgataatgaaaaaattgaaagaaGGCTAATTTGAAGTAAATAAAAGTGATACCAACATATTAATAGGAAGTATTGTTGGATAGTAAGTGAATTAAgaggtattattatacagcgcatTAACCTGATTATAACAaaatgatatgtgtgtgtgtatataaatatatatatatatattagtataaagTTTTTACTAATTgagttatatattgattttaattaattaatgaaatatcaaaataatgtGTGCTCTGGATGCTTTTATGCTCCTGGAGTAACACGTGCCAAATTCATCCACTCAATAccaaattgaaaaatatatattgttagatGGCTCGCACTTCTCTAAACCTTTTCTTGGACTTAGCTTGACCAGCAATAATTCTAATCAAATCATAAGGTATGCTGAGCCTAGTCAGGCTGCTAGCTCCAGGTAATTTTCATGCATGCACTCTACCTTCTCTTTTCTGAAACACTTGATTTAAAGGGCAGTTTGGTTGAACCAATTCTGAGGGTCGCTTTCCTTCAGCATTCCTGCACTGAGTGTCAGCTCCAAAGTCAATAAGTAAGTTCACCAGGTGAGTGTTGGTAGTTCTTGCGGCCATGTGTAAGGGTGAGTCCAAGTCTTTGCCAACATTTGCACTTGCTCCTAAAAATTACAAACACAACTTCTCAAAACAATTTATCTTAAAATATCAGAATGTAAGTAGACCCATTTCTAtaccccaaaatgttccaagCTTAGACTGGAGGTTCTAAGAATCATAGCTGCTTACCAGGGCTCATGGACAGCCTTTGATCTGGTGAGTTAGTCaacacattttgcattttttttattgtgtctgCAATATTAACCCAGATCTGCTGCTGACACTATTTTCAAAAATAGGTTCAATATTCAAAGTCAATAAGAGTCAATATTCAAAGTCAATAGAACTGAAACGCAGTAACATTGCTGCTCACCTAACTCTAACAGCCTTCTAGCAGTGTCCACGTTTTGATTTTCACAGGCTACATAAAGTGGGGTGCCCAGGTGTTTCACATATTGCTGTAGGCTGACTCCAGCAGAGGAAAGAGATTCTACACAGTCAGTGTGGCCTGGAAACAGAATATTGGTAACATTAAGAAAGGATACTGCTTACAATCagtaaaaatactttatttttaaaaaacaaatctgcATCTGTAAAATGATTGACAAATTCAATAACCAGCAAGTTTAGGCCATACAGtagcatatttttcatatacctCCCAACACGTCAAATGGTCAAAGACAGGTACTTTTGCTTAGATGGGCAGCGTCGCCTGCCACCGCCTCTATGCTACTGGCCATCGGGCTATGATGTGATATCCTGGCGCTCCACTTTTGAAGGAAGGAAACCGTGACTCTGCAAagccctccatagtgttaataggAAGGTTGAGGAGACCAGTCATTTCCCATTTAACCACCCCATTGAGTAGTGGTATTAAAGGGAGCCTGGTTGCTCAATAGGGCAATCAGGCACCTTATTATGTGGCAGAGTAGCCGCCATCCCCCTGGACTTGCCACCCCATGCCTGGGCCTAGTCAGTGGTAAGAAGGCTTAGTGGCTTAGTAAGCTTAGGGGCTTTACCAAGACTCTATATGTAACATTGTGACTGCTTGATAGCTGCATAAGTAAGTTAAACATATAGaagaataatataattaattacgtactttacattacataaaaatatttgtaataaaccCACATATATCAAGAGATTTGGGCTCAAAGACAACGGCACTACCAGTTATTGTTTCATTCAAAAGCTGATgaaaatccataaaaataaaGGCAGGGAATTTATTTTGATGATTGACAAGTGAGACGTTTAGAATGTTACCAGAGGAAGTGGTGcacactacaactcccattattcTTAATCTGTGCTTTATAGGTCTTGTAATCTTCAGCAGCTAGAACTCCAAATTGTGTAGCGGGTGGTTGTGGAAACAGAgaaaacatataccgtatttgctcgattataagacgaccctgattataagacgaccccccaaaatctgaatattaacttaggaaaaaaagaaaaagcctgaatataagacgaccccaaaggaaaaaagttttaccagtaaatgttaattcatgtaaactctttttttaataaaagctatgattgagaaaaagatttcttttgtttttatttcttgtattttccaaactgtcccccagttacgcacatctgcccccaggcttgccactccaatatggcactgtggcccatgatatgcctcttaaccctctatatgccactgtgccccatggtatgccttttgaccccctatgtgccactctgcctccagaaatgccttatacccctatatcccattctggcatttagggggttaaaatgcatattatggggcagagtggcatatagggaggtataaggcatttcaggaggcagagtggcattaagggagttaaaaggcattgtatagagcactctgcctccagaaatgccttatacccctatatgccactctgccatttagggggttaaaaggcatattatggggcagagtggcatatagggaggtataaggcatttcaggaggcagagtgctctattaaatgcccccttaacgccactccagaaatgc
This sequence is a window from Spea bombifrons isolate aSpeBom1 chromosome 2, aSpeBom1.2.pri, whole genome shotgun sequence. Protein-coding genes within it:
- the LOC128474600 gene encoding ankyrin repeat and SOCS box protein 9-like, whose translation is MDGSASGDPSQTYVSNPLMSDFVSDWSLLHDTSLHGRQAALSKLISQGYNVNQITSDHVSPLHEACLGGHPGCVKLLLKHGAYVNLPNTDWKTPIYNACVSGNVACVNLLLQHGASPNAVCDVASPIHEASRRGHTDCVESLSSAGVSLQQYVKHLGTPLYVACENQNVDTARRLLELGASANVGKDLDSPLHMAARTTNTHLVNLLIDFGADTQCRNAEGKRPSELVQPNCPLNQVFQKREGPLSLKQICRLCIRKCFGQKQQHRVSELPLPDSLKMFLLYR